From Coturnix japonica isolate 7356 chromosome 1, Coturnix japonica 2.1, whole genome shotgun sequence, the proteins below share one genomic window:
- the IL15RA gene encoding interleukin-15 receptor subunit alpha, which produces MDRLLLLCAALALYLPSSASDRAVRCGRPKDVANAIINADDTSLLHTSLRYTCKMGYKRKAGTSTLIQCILDQGKPVWTSTELQCIRDPALPLQTPSPELPTVRTSQRGTNTTVPPLMPKPPEMPTPGEGTALGTTPLPTIPIDHAAVSTQTLASSIGLSILLVFGIAGFCYWRMKMHTQNYAVVVTAIPMVAPTTATDNDEMLPPGDIPTG; this is translated from the exons ATGGAtcggctgctgctgctctgcgcTGCTCTTGCCCTATATCTGCCCTCTAGCGCCTCCGATAGAG CGGTGCGATGCGGCCGCCCCAAGGATGTGGCCAACGCAATCATCAACGCGGATGACACGTCGTTGCTTCACACCAGCCTACGCTACACCTGCAAGATGGGCTACAAACGCAAAGCTGGCACCTCCACCCTCATCCAATGCATCCTTGACCAAGGCAAACCTGTCTGGACATccactgagctgcagtgcaTCC GGGACCCAGCTCTACCTCTGCAAACACCAAGTCCTGAGCTCCCGACTGTGAGGACAAGCCAAAGAG GAACCAACACCACTGTGCCACCATTAATGCCCAAACCACCAGAGATGCCTACACCAGGAGAGGGGACAGCCCTGGGGACAACCCCACTGCCAACCATCCCCATAGACCACGCTGCAG TTTCCACCCAGACCTTGGCCTCTTCCATCG GGCTCTCAATTCTGCTTGTCTTCGGTATTGCGGGATTCTGCTACTGGAGGATGAAGAT GCACACGCAGAACTACGCGGTGGTGGTGACGGCCATCCCCATGGTGGCTCCCACCACCGCAACAGACAACGATGAGATGTTGCCACCTGGTGACATCCCCACAGGCTGA